Proteins encoded together in one Miscanthus floridulus cultivar M001 chromosome 16, ASM1932011v1, whole genome shotgun sequence window:
- the LOC136510259 gene encoding uncharacterized protein: MAKSLRDYSVPNVANVPTGPAVNTGARNFELRTSLITMVQANQVHGLPSEDANAHLQHFLKLCNTIVIKDVAPASIRLCLFPFSLTGKAKQWFHKEKEAVNTWDKCSAAFLTKFFPMGKTNALRGRISNFQQSATESIPEAWKRLQDYIQACPHHGIENWLVLQNFYDGLTLISRRHIDAAAGGAFLSLTIDGATALINKMVTNQS, encoded by the coding sequence ATGGCCAAGTCACTCCGCGACTACTCTGTTCCCAACGTTGCCAACGTGCCCACCGGGCCCGCTGTCAACACTGGGGCCAGAAACTTTGAGCTCCGCACTAGCCTCATcacgatggtgcaggcaaaccagGTCCATGGTTTGCCAAGTGAGGACGCGAACgcgcatctccaacacttcctcaaGCTCTGCAACACCATCGTCATCAAGGATGTCGCACCTGCAAGCATAAGGCTCTGTTTGTTTCCCTTTTCCCTCACGGGGAAAGCAAAACAATGGTTCCACAAGGAGAAGGAAGCTGTCAAcacgtgggacaaatgttccgcGGCGTTCCTCAccaagttcttccccatgggcaaaaccaatgccctgcgGGGAAGAATTTCAAACTTCCAGCAGAGTGCCACGGAATCAATTCCCGAGGCATGGAAACGACTCCAAGATTACATCCAAGCATGCCCACATCACGGCATCGAAAACTGGTTAGTGCTCCAGaatttttatgatggattaaccCTGATATCTAGGAGGCACATTGACGCTGCTGCTGGAGGGGCCTTTCTCTCCCTCACTATTGATGGAGCCACAGCTCTGATCAATAAAATGGTGACGAATCAAAGCTAG